CCGCGAAGGCGTGTCCGCGGAGGCCGATGAGGATGCGGTGCCGCCGCTCGAACCCGCGAGCCTGACGGTGCCCTTCGGCGACCGCATGACGACGACGCTCGACGACGCCGCCCGCGCCGCGATCGACGGGCTGCTGGCGAATCCGGTGGTCACGGCGGGCGGCCCGATTAGCGTGCGCGGCCATTCTGACACGCGCGGCAGCGACGGCGACAATCTCGCTGCGTCGCGCCGCCGGGCGGAGACGGTGCGCGCCTATCTGGTCGAAAAGGGCGTGGATGCGAAGCGCATCACCATCGTCGCGCTGGGCGAGAACCGCCCCGTCGCACCCAATATGAAGCCGGACGGCAGCGACGATCCGGAAGGCCGCGCGAAGAACCGCCGCGTCGAGGTGGAGGTCCAGCCGCCCGCCCCCGCGGCCGATTGAACGACCGCGACCGTCCAGCGTTTCTCCTGGGCGGGTGGCCACGGAGAAACGCATGAGCAAGGTCTATGACGAAGTCGGCACGGTCACCGCATCGGAAGGTCATGTGCTGGTAAGCGGCCCCAACGGCGTCGCGGTGACGCTGACCGCCGACGCCGCATCGGCAATGGCCGAACAGCTTCGCGAAGCCGCGCGCATGGCCCGCGAGCAATTGCCGGGGAATGAAGGCTTCCGCGCCGGATAGACCCCTCATTCTACCCCGGTAAACACCAGTTTCTGCACCCGTCGTCCCGTGTTTACCTCGGTGACATAGAGATTGCCCTTCGAATCCACCGCCATGCTGTGCAGCCAGGTGAATTCGCCGGCATAGCGGCCGATGCGGCCGATCGCGGCGATGGGTTCGTGCGTCGCGCGCAGCAGGATCCAGATCCGGCTGTTCATCATGTCCGCGACGTAGAGATATTTGCCGTCGGGGGAGAGGGCGATGTCGGTCACCGTGCGGGTGCCGCCGGTCTTGGGTGCGATCACCACGTCGCGCACGAAGCTGAGCGTGCCGTCCGCGGCCTGCCGGAACAGTTGCGCGCGGTTGTTGCGGCGGTCGCAGACATAGACATGGCCGTCGCCCGTCGGCACCACACAATGGACGATGTCGCCGAAGCGCCGCGAGGCGGGGTTCGCGCCGCCGTCCGCGGTGCTCGATGCCTGGCTCTGGTCGAAATGGCCCGAGCGGCTCTCGCCCGATGGCGCCTCGGCATAGGCGCCCCAGAAGCCGCCGAAGCTGCCATCCTTGCCCAGAAAGCGGATCACCCGCTTGTTGGTATAGCCGTCCGCCACCAGCACCTGGCCGTTGCCGGCATAGACGTCCGCGGGGTTGCCGAGCAGCGCCTGGTCCTGGTTGCCGTTGGTCCGCTCGCGCTTGCCAAAGCTGCGGATGAACGTGCCGTCCGCGGTGTAGTTCAGCACCGCATGGTCGCCGTCGCCATTGCCGCCGAACCACACCGTCTTCGCCGCATCGACATAGATGCCGTGCACGCTCTTGGGCCATTGGTTGACGCCGTCGATCGTCGGCGCGCTCTCCGGTCCGCCCCAGCCGGCGAGGTAGCGCCCGTCATTGGCGAAGCGGACGACGGTGGGCGCTGGCTTGCAGCAGACCGCGATCGGCGGGCTCTGCGCCGCGCCCGTGTCGGTCGGCGTCAGCGAATGCGGGCGGTGGACGACCCAGACATCGTCATCCTTGTCCACCGCCACGCCCGAGACCTGGCCGAGCAGCAGGTCCGCGGGCAGTTGCGGCCAGGCGGCATCCACCTTGAAGCGGGGGAAGGGTTTGCCGGCGGCGATCACCTCGGTCGCCATCGGCACCAATGCCTGCGGCGGCGCGGCGGCCTTCTGCGCGGGGAGCGAGCTGCCCGCCAGCGGCGCGGCTGCGGCGATGACGAACAGGCCGATGCGGGTGATCGTCCGGCCAAGTGCGCGCATGTTCCTGCCTCCCTGTATTGTTCTATCCCGCGAGAATCATGGGGTGCATGATGCGGTGCGGCAGGATCGAGGGCAATGACGGGCGCGCATGCGGGCAAGGAAATGGCATGAGCCGTCGTGACGGCGGCGAAATGGCGGTTTATGCGGCGCCATGATCGTTCAGATCGAAACCCTGCTGCGCGTGCTCGACATCGCCGGCATCGCCGTGTTCGCGGCGTCGGGCGCGCTGGTGGCGGCGCGCGGCCGGCGCGATTTCGTCGGCGCCTGCTTCTTCGCGCTCATCACCGCCACGGGCGGCGGCACCGTGCGCGACCTCCTGATCGGCGCCCCCGTGTTCTGGATGCACGATCCGACGCCGGTGGTGCTCTGCGTGGTGATCGCGGTCGCCGCCTGGGCGATCCCGCTGCGCTGGTGGCCGGCGCGCGCGCTCGACTGGTTCGATGCCCTGGGGCTCGCCGCCTATGCCGTCTACGGCGCGGGCAAGGCGCTGCATTATGGCATCAGCCCGCTCGCGGCGATGACCGCGGGGATCATCACCGCCTGCATCGGCGGCGTGATCCGCGATATCACCGCGGGCGTCCCCTCGATCCTGCTCCGGCATGAGCTTTACGTCACCGCCGCCTTCGCCGCCGCCGCCACCTTCATCGCGCTCACCGCGCTGGGGCTGCCGGCGCCCTGGCCGGCGCTGATCGGCGCGGTGCTCGGCTTCGCGATCCGCGCTGCGTCGATCCACTGGAAGATCAGCCTGCCCCCGCACCGGGGGCATTGACCGTGCAGCGGGCGCGCGGCGAATCCCGCTTGTGAACAACAGTCACCCCGTCCGATCCGGAGCCATGATGCGCCTCGCCTCCCTCACGATGTTCCTCGCCGCCTGTCTCGCCCAGGCGACACCCGCCGCCGCAAAGCCGGCCGCGCCGCCGCCAGCCGCGCCGCCCAAGCGCCTCGTCATCGTCGACGACGACATCATCGGCCTCAACGGCGTGCCGCTGCTGATGCTGCAGGCGCCCGATGTCGAGCTGCTCGGCATCACCACCACCAGCGGATCGGTGTGGCGCGACACCGCCACCGCCTATGCGCTGCGCACGTTGGAGATCGTCGGCCGCACCGACGTGCCGGTCGTCCCCGGCGCCGTCGTGCCCTTGGTCAACACCGCGGAGGCGACGAAAGCGTGGGAGGCGCAGTATGGCCGCCTCGTCTTCAAGGGGCCGTGGACCGATTACTGGCCCGAGGGCACCCTCCAGGACCATCCCGGCGCCGCGCGGCCGGAGGTGGTGCCCGCGCTGCCGATCGGCAATCCGACGATCGAGGCGAAGGATGAGATCGCCGCCGCCTTCCTCGTCCGCATGGTCCGCGCGCATCCCGGCGAGATCACCCTGTTCGCCACCGGCCCGATGACCAACATCGCCATCGCCCAGAGCCTCGATCCCGGCTTCGCCGCCAATGTGAAGGAGCTGATCTACATGGGCGGCAGCCTGCTGCCCCGCCAGACCTTGCCCGGCGCCTCCGCCGAGCAGTTCGCGCGCGAGTTCGTCAATTCGCCGCGCCGCGAATTCAACATCCGCTGGGATCCGGAAGCCGCGCGGATCATGGCGCACGCGCCCTGGCGCAAGGTGACGATGATCCCGGTCGATCCCTCCACCGGCACCCAATGGACGACGGACTTCTTCGCCAGCCTCAAGCCCGCGGGCACCCGGCTGACCGAACTGATGCAGACCGCGATCGAGCCGGGCTTTCCGATGTGGGACGAGATCGCGGCGATGGTCTGGCTCGATCCCGCGATCGTCACGCATGAGGCGCCGCTCTACATCGATTTCGAAACCAGCCAGACCGCGGCCTATGGCGACACCTTGTCGTGGACCGAGGCCTATCGCCCGAAGCTGGGCGAGCGCGAGCAGCGCGTGATCCTGTCGGTGGACCGGGCGAAGATGGAGGCGGGGATGCGCGCGCTCTACATGCGGCGAATCAAGTGAGCCAAGGGGCGAGTAATGGCGGGCCGCGCCGGCCCGTTCCCAAGCAGAACGCGGCGCATCTGGCCCGCGGTTCACGCTGAACAAGGTTCCAAGATAGCCGGCTTC
The window above is part of the Sphingomonas sanxanigenens DSM 19645 = NX02 genome. Proteins encoded here:
- a CDS encoding trimeric intracellular cation channel family protein, whose translation is MIVQIETLLRVLDIAGIAVFAASGALVAARGRRDFVGACFFALITATGGGTVRDLLIGAPVFWMHDPTPVVLCVVIAVAAWAIPLRWWPARALDWFDALGLAAYAVYGAGKALHYGISPLAAMTAGIITACIGGVIRDITAGVPSILLRHELYVTAAFAAAATFIALTALGLPAPWPALIGAVLGFAIRAASIHWKISLPPHRGH
- a CDS encoding OmpA family protein encodes the protein MSARSIGRVAVVALAGCAASACQPQPAPEPVVNEADPAANANAVEAPEPAVVASPSPKSIIREGVSAEADEDAVPPLEPASLTVPFGDRMTTTLDDAARAAIDGLLANPVVTAGGPISVRGHSDTRGSDGDNLAASRRRAETVRAYLVEKGVDAKRITIVALGENRPVAPNMKPDGSDDPEGRAKNRRVEVEVQPPAPAAD
- a CDS encoding nucleoside hydrolase; the protein is MRLASLTMFLAACLAQATPAAAKPAAPPPAAPPKRLVIVDDDIIGLNGVPLLMLQAPDVELLGITTTSGSVWRDTATAYALRTLEIVGRTDVPVVPGAVVPLVNTAEATKAWEAQYGRLVFKGPWTDYWPEGTLQDHPGAARPEVVPALPIGNPTIEAKDEIAAAFLVRMVRAHPGEITLFATGPMTNIAIAQSLDPGFAANVKELIYMGGSLLPRQTLPGASAEQFAREFVNSPRREFNIRWDPEAARIMAHAPWRKVTMIPVDPSTGTQWTTDFFASLKPAGTRLTELMQTAIEPGFPMWDEIAAMVWLDPAIVTHEAPLYIDFETSQTAAYGDTLSWTEAYRPKLGEREQRVILSVDRAKMEAGMRALYMRRIK